The following nucleotide sequence is from Nitratidesulfovibrio termitidis HI1.
GGCCCCGGCCACGTCAGGGATGAGGGAGTCGGTGCCGTACTTGCCGGTGCCGATGAAGAGGCGGCTTGTCAGAGCCGTCCCTCCGATCACCAGCGTGTCGTTGTCGTGTGTGTCGTGCGTCACTAGCCCCCTCCCACGAAGTGCAGTAGTTCGAGTTCGTCTCCCTGATCGAGCCGGGTGGCCCCGTACTCCCCGGACTTCACGATGGCGCGGTTGCGCTCGACCACAACGGCCTCGGGCCGCAGGGCCATCTGCTCCAGCAACTGGAGCAGCGTCGTGCCGGTTTCGCATTCCATCTGCTGTCCGTTCACGCGTATCGTCATTGCCGTAAATCTCCGCTGCCGCGACGTTCGAGAAAGCGAAGGGAGCCTGCGAATGGCAAGCTCCCCTTTGATGGCCCGAAGGCGAGGAAGCTTCCCTACGGCAGGATGACCTGCATCAGGTTCTCGGGGTCGGAAGGTTGCCCTTCCCTCTCAGCCCGCACGGGCTCCCCCAGCTTCGCGTTATGGCGCGTCCGGCGCGCGGTTTTTCCCGCTTTGCTGCGGCGGGCGAACAAAAAACGCCCGTCGCAGGGTGGACGGGCGTTTCCGGCATTTCGGGCGCGGTACGCTCAGCTTCCCTACGGCAGTGTAAACTGCTTCAGGTTCAGAGGGTCTGGAGGCGTGCTCCACTCTCAGCCCTACGGGCTCCCCTAGCTGAATGAGTGATCAATACCCCCGGCGCGGGGGGATGTAAAGCGCTAATCGGCGACAGCGACGCCACGTAGCGCCGGGCAATGCCGCCGTGGCATTTTTTGCCAATGCATCCAGCATGGTGCGCGCGGCAGGTACCTACGCCGCAAGCAGGGCATGTTCATGAGGCGGGCGCGACAAACGCGCCCGCCTTCCTGCAAATCATGATCCGACAGGGCGGCAGGCCGAATGCTCCCGAATGCTCCCGAATGCACCCGGACGCACTACACGAACCTACCGCACCACCAGCACCGAGCAGGCGGCGTGCGACACCACCTTGGCCGCCACGCTGCCCAGCAGGAACTTTTCAAGCCCCGTACGGCCGCGGCTGCCGGTGACGATCAGGTCCACGCCTTCCTTCTTCGCCAGTTCGATGATGTTGTCGGCGGGAGAACTGCCGCCTTCCAGCACCGAACGCAGGGCCATGCCCTTGGACTTGGCGATGTCGACGGCCTTTTCCAGCGCCTTGGCGGCCACCGCCTCGTAATGGACGGAAAGATCGACGGGAACGGCGATCTCGCCCATGTCCAGCGGCTGTTCGGCCACGGCAAGGGCGATCAGTTCCGCGCCGCCCTTCTGGGCCAGTTCCACCGCCTTGGCCACGGCCTTTTCGGAATACTGCGACGAATCGACGGCAACGAGAATCTTCATGGCTCCTCCTTTCCGGTGTTCCGGCAGTCCGGATAAAGCGCGCCACACCCCAGCGGGTGGCACGCGTGGCAGCGGAGGAAGCGTCCGTGAAGCGTCAGGCGGAGGGTAGGTCGGCGGAAAGGATCGTCGGAAGGGAAACCATCGGAGAGAACGGGCCGACTTCGTGACGGCAGGAACAAACACGGACGCGGAGGGAAAGCAGGCACTCTCCCCTACCTTTCCTATATGACGCGATGTCGCCAGCGGCAATGGATTTTCGCCCCGCGCCGCCATCTTTCCGCAAGAGGGCGGCGCACGCCAACGGAAGGCCACCTACACGCCACCGGCGGACCACCAGCGAGCCACTGCCGGGCCGCCAGGGGGAGCAACGCGGCATGGTCGCGGCACTCGCGGGGGAAGACGCCCGACGCCGAGTGGCGAAGGACGGTAAAGGGCGGCGAAGGGCGATTCCGAGGGGCTCGGCCCTTCACCGTTCTCCGTCCCCCCGCATCAGCGCCGGGTCACGCACCAGATGCCGCACAGCACGCAGGCCACCCCGGCCAGATGCGCCCAGCCCACCGGCTCGCCCAGCAGCAGTGCGGAAAAGCCAAGGGCGCTCACCGGCAGCACGGCGGTAAAGGCCCCTGCCGTTCCCGCGTTCACGCGGGCCACGCCCCGAAACCAGAAAATGTATGCGGCCACGGTAATCACCGCGCCATAGTACCCCACCAGCAGCCAGCCGGTGATGTCCAGTTCCGCCACGCGGTGCGCCTGTGGCAGGGCCAGCGGCAAAAACTGCACCGCGCCGAACAGCGTGCACGCCGTGGACGCGGCCAGCGGCGAGACGGGCGTGCGCAGGGTGCGCCCCAACAGCAGGAACAGGGTTTCGCAGCACACCGCGCCCAGCACCAGCAGCAGGCCGATGCCGTCAACACCCGACGCCGCCAGTCCCGACACAGCCAGACCCGCCGCATCGCCGCCCGCCGCGCCGGGAACAGGCGCCAGCCGCAGCACCAGCACCCCGGCCACGCAGCAGGCGATACCCGCCAGCGTGCGCGCGCCGGGACGTTCGCGCAGCAGCACCAGCGAGGCCAGCGCCATCACCGCCGGGGTCGTGCTGGTCACCACGCCCGCCGCCGCCGCATCCAGCCGGGCCACCCCGGCCAGCAGCAGCACGTTGAACAGCAGCGAACCTGCGGCGGCCTGCAGGAACAGCACGCCCCAGTCGCGCAGGGGCAGGCACGGCAGGCCGCCTTCGCGCCGGTACAGCAGCGGCACGGCGATGCAGGCGGCCACCAGAAAGCGCAGTTCCTGCACCAGATGCGGCGGCAGCGTCAGGGAAACGAAGCGCGCCGCCGCCACCGACGAACCCACGATGACCATGGCGGCGGTGAGGTCGAGATACGCGCGCCATGCGGAACCGTGCGCCGCCCCGGCGGCGGGCAACGGCGGGCGCACGGTGACGCGGGGCGAGGTTGCGAGGACGGGGAACGATGGCGTGGGCTGCGGGAGCGAGCCTGGCGTGTCTGCCGCCGCGGCGTCAGGCGCAGCGGAAGGCGGGGTGGCGGAGGGCGTCGCGCCCGTGGACGTGAACTCAACGGCGAGGGGCGCTGCCTCCGCCATCTCTGGCATCTCCCCCATCTCTGTATGGGCGGCAGGCGTCTGCGCCTGCGCAGCCATCCGGCGCGGTGTGTGCGTGGTCATGGGAATCCTCCGTGGAAATCCTGTTTTCCACGAAGGCTACGGCCCATGTGCCGCGCGCGTCTTGAAGCATCTTGCGGAATCTGGCCGGGGTCACGCCCACCTGCGCCCGAAAGGCGCGGGTAAGATGGCTCTGGTCGGCAAAGCCTGCCGCTGCCGCTGCCTCGGCGGGCGTGGTTCCTGCGGCCAGCAGGCCACGCGCCCGGCGCACCCGCGCCTGCACCAGATAGGCGTGCGGGGGCAGCCCCACGGCTGCGGCAAAGGCGCGGGCGAGATGGAACGGGCTCAGGCAGGCCACCCCGGCCAGGTCCGCCAGCCGCACGTCGTCGGCGCAGTGGGCGTCCAGATAGTCGCGGGCGCGGCGCACGGCCACGGGTTCCCCATCGGCACGCAGCGCACGGGCGGCGGGCGCGCGCTGTGCCGCATGACGGGTTATCCAGCGGGCAAGTACGGCGGAAAGCCGTATTTCCTGCGCCAGTGTGGGCATGCATGGCCCGGCGCGTTCCATGTCGCGGTGCAGGGCGTCGATGGCCGCCGCCAGTTCCGGGTCGTCCAGGACGCCGCTGGCGAAATCGGGCAACGCGCCATGCGGCAGCCCCGCCTCTTCCCCGGCCATGCGCACGATGTCCGGGTCGAGGTAGAACATCCGGTAGGCCCAACCCGCATCGCCAGCGTCACCCGCACCACGGCCGTCGTGCGTTTCTCCGGGGGCCACCAGGTTCACCGCGCCCCGGGCGGCCACGTGGTCGCGCCCCAGATAGCGGAAACGCAAGGCCCCCCCCTCTATGACGCCCAGTGCGTACCCCTCGTGAAAATGCCGGGAGAACACCTGACGCGTATAGCGGGCCCGCAACAGATCCAGCCCCGGCAGGCGCGAGGCGGCCATCCAGGACACATCGTCCTTCGGGGCTGCATTACCCTTCGGGGCGCGAGGCGCGGGCGAGGTATCGGTTCTGGTGGTACAGGCGCACATGCATCTCCTGTGCGGCAGACGGCTCGGAAACGCAAGCCCCTCCGCGTGCGGGCACGCGGAGGGGCTGCAAGGGGATGAGGCGGAGAGAGATGTTACGAACGGCTGGCAGCTTCCATGGCCGCACCTGATGCGGGAGTGGCCGCTTCCGCCTGCCCCGCCGAATCGCCACGCCCTTCCCGTTCCAGTTGTTGCCCATGTTGCTGCATGCCCCGAGCGTAGCGTTCGGCCAGAATGGAGCACACGAACAACTGCAACTGGTGGTAGAACATGATGGGCAGCACGATGACCCCCAGCGCCGGGTGCGCGCCGAACAGCAGCCGGGCCATGGGCACGCCGGAGGCCAGGGTCTTCTTGGACCCGCAGAACACGGCGGCGATTTCGTCCGGCTTGTCGAAGCCCAGCGCGCGGGCCACCACGGTGTTCAGCACCAGCACCACCAGCAGGAACAGGGCCGCACCGCCGATGGTCAGGGCCAGCAGGTCCATGCCGTGGTCGCGCCACAGGCCGCCCCGCACGGAATCGCAGAACGAGTTGTACACCAGAATCAGGATGGCCACCTTGTCGAAGGTGTTCACCTTCTTCTTGTGGCGGGCGATGAAGCTGCCCAGCCAGGGGCGGGCCAACTGCCCCAGCACGAAGGGCAGGAACAGCAGCCCGGCGATGTTGATCATGGCGTCGGTGAGCGACAGGGCCCCGCCCTGCGCACCGGCGGCCAGGGCGATGATCACCGGCGTCAGGAAGATGCCCAGCAGGCTGGACAGGGTGGCGTTGAAGATGGCCCCCGGCACGTTGCCGTGGGCGATGGCGGTCATGGCCACCGAAGAGGATATGGTGGACGGCAGCGCGCACAGGTACAGGAACCCCAGCATCAGGTCCGCCGGGACCAGGTCGTCGAAGGCGAAGCGAAAGCCGAACCACAGCAGCGGAAACACCACGAAGGTGGTCAGCTGCACCATGGTGTGCAACTTCCAGCGGGACATGCCGTGGCGCATGCTTTCGGGCGAAATGCCCGCGCCGTGAAAGAAAAAGATCAGGAAAATACCGGCGTTGCCCAGCATGTCGGCGTGCAGCGTGCCGCCGCTGGCCCCAAGGTCGGGCAGCAGCGTGGCCAGGGCCACGGCGCCCAGCATGCCGGCCAGAAACCAGTCCTTGGCCATCCGTCGTGCGTACTTTGCAAACATGGTCGTCTCTCCATCAAGTCTGGGGGTCGGTGGGCGGCCAGTGTGCCGCCCGCACCAGACATCTAGCCACCCGCGCGCCTTCCTGCTATCGACACGGAGACAAGATATGTCGGGAATACGCCAAAGAGTGTTTTTCCACTCCCGCTCAGCCGCCCCCTGCTCTTCCGAATACGCGCGGCACCCGATGTTCCACGACTGACGAAGGACCGCCGCATGACCATCCCCCGCGCCATACCCGACATCGCCGCCCTGCCCCGCCCGGTGTTCGCCCGGGCGGAATCGCTGTCCGCCGGGTCGTGGACCCATCCGCACAGCCATGACTGGGTACAGTTCAGCTATGCCGTGCACGGCGTGCTGGAGATACGCACCCGCCACGGCAGCCACATGGCCCCGCCGCAGCGGGCCATCTGGATACCGGCAGGACTGCCGCACGAGGTGATGACCAGCGGCCCGGCAGAGCAGCGCAGCATGTACATAGATCCCGCCGCACTGGCCCCGTTGTGGGATGCCATGCCCACCCGCTGCCGGGTGGTTGAAGTGACGCCGCTGGCCCGCGAACTGGTGCTTGCCTTCACGCAACTACCCAGGAACTATGACGAGCACGGCGCGCACGGGCGGCTGGTGGGAGTGCTGTTGGACGAACTGGTGGCCCTGCCGGAGGCCGGGCTGTCGCTGCCTCTGCCTGCAGATGCCCGGCTGGCCGCCCTGTGCGAGGCCATGCTGGACGCCCCCGGCGAGGACCATTCCCTGCCGCGCCTGGCCGCACGGGCAGGCATGAGCGACCGGACCCTGACCCGGCTGTTCCGGGCCGAGACAGGCCTTTCACTGCGCGAATGGCGCCAGCGGGCCCGCATGCTGGCCGCCCTGCCGGAACTGGAACGGGGACGCGGGGTCACTGCCGTGGCGCTGGAGATGGGCTACGATTCCACCTCTGCGTTCATCGCCGCCTTCCGCCAGTTGATGGGCCGCACGCCGGGGGAATTCTTCAGCCACACGGCGCGGGAATAGCCGCGCGACCTCATTCGCGCACCGCCACTAGCCACCCCGATCGCCCCAGTCATCCAAGGTCCCCCACGTTCGCTTCGCCAGCGTCACAGTTTTGCCCCTCTGCCCGACAACGTAAAAACGCCGGGAAGGTTGCCCTTCCCGGCGTCGATCATTCAGTGGTGCCTATGCGGCTTTGTCTTCAGGGGCTGTTTCTAAAGCAGGATTTTCGTTCGTTGGCGAGGAAAACTAGCCTGCCATGAGGGAGTGCGGCAGCCGTTAGGCGAACTTGTGAGCCTTACGGATGGCGTCCGCAACGCGCTCCTATCGTATTCGACCGAGCCTTAGCCGTTAGGCGAGCGCGTTGCGCGAGTCTTACGGATAAGGACAGCAAAGCCATGGCAGGCGACGTTTGACCTCGTTGCGCACGATGTCCGTAGGGCTCGCAAGCTCGCCCAACGGCCACGCTTCGCGCCCTTCGGGTCGGAAGCCAACGGGCGAAAAGACAATTTGGAAACGGTCCCTATTCCTGCGCCCAGGCCTTGGCCCGCTCCACCGCCCGCTGCCAGTCGTGCACCAGCTTTTCGCGGGTTTCGGCGGACATGTTGGGTTCGAAGCGGCGGTCGAGCTGCCACATGGCCTCGATTTCCTCTTCGCTCTTCCAGAAGCCCACGGCCAGACCGGCCAGATAGGCCGCGCCCAGCGCCGTGGTTTCCGTCACCTTGGGGCGTTCCACCGGCACGCCCAGCACGTCGGCCTGGAACTGCATCAGCAGGTTGTTGCGGGTTGCGCCGCCGTCGGCCCGCAGGGCCGCCAGCTTGATGCCCGCGTCCTTCTGCATGCAATCCATGATATCCAGGGTTTGCAGGGCGATGGATTCCAGCGCGGCGCGGGCGATGTGGGCCTTGGTGGCGCCACGGGTAATGCCCACCATGGCGCCGCGCGCGTACTGGTCCCAATGGGGCGCGCCAAGGCCCGCGAAGGCGGGCACCAGGTACACGCCGCCGTTGTCCGGCACGCTCAGGGCCAACTGTTCCACTTCGGGCGCGGCCTTGATGATGCCAAGGCCATCGCGCAGCCACTGCACCACCGCACCGGCGATGAACACGCTGCCTTCCAGGGCGAAATAACGCCCCGAAGGGGTGGCCCAGGCCATGGTGGTCAGCAGGTTGTTCTTGCTGGCGTGCACTTCCTTGCCGGTGTTCATGAGCATGAAGCAGCCGGTGCCGTAGGTGTTCTTGGCCATGCCGGGCTTCAGGCAGGCGTTGCCGTAGGTGGCGGCCTGCTGGTCGCCCGCGTTACCGGCAATGGGAATGGCCTTGCCCAGGAATTCCGGATGGATGTCGCCCACCACTTCGGACGAGCGAGTCACCGTGGGCAGCATGGAGCGCGGCACGCCCAGAATGCCCAGCAGTTCGTCGTCCCACTGGCCGGTGTTGATGTTGAACATCAGGGTACGGCTGGCGTTGGATTCGTCGGTGGCGTGCACCTTGCCCTTGGTCAGGTTCCAGATGAGCCAGGTGTCGATGGTGCCGAACAGCAGTTCGCCCTTTTCGGCCTTGGCGCGGGCGCCGGGCACGTTTTCAAGGATCCAGCGCACCTTGGTGCCGGAGAAGTAGGCGTCAAGCACAAGGCCGGTCTTCTGGCGAAAGGTGTCGGCCAGGTCACGCGCCTTCAGTTCGTCGCAGAAGCCCGCCGTGCGGCGGTCCTGCCACACGATGGCGTTGTACACCGGCGCGCCGCTGGCCTTGTCCCAGACCACCGTGGTTTCGCGCTGGTTGGTGATGCCCGCGGCGACCACCTGCGAGGCGTCAATGCCCGCCTGCTTCAGGCAGTCACGCATGACCCACGATTCGGTGTCGAATATCTCGTTGGCGTTGTGCTCCACCCAGCCCGGCTGCGGGTAGATCTGGGTGAATTCCTTCTGCGAAATCTGGATGATGTCGCCTTCGCGCGAGAAAAGGATGGCGCGAGAGCTGGTGGTGCCCTGGTCAAGTGCGAGAACGTACTTGGTCATGTCGTGCTACTCCCTGGGTTGGGGTATTGCGGCACGGGCGGCGGGGTTGCGTCCCGGCCGCCCGTCGGGAACACTTGCAACGAATGCAAACCGTGATTTCCTGTCCACATGCATGGCTATTGCCCTGGCATGCGCAAAAAAGGACGGTTTACACCACCACTAGGCGGACTGGGCCTTGTGCACGGCGCCCGTGGTCCAATCGTAGATGAACGCGCCGAGCGGGCCGCCGATCAGCGGGCCGACGATGGGCACCAGCACGATGCCGGGCTCCATCAGGTT
It contains:
- the thiS gene encoding sulfur carrier protein ThiS, encoding MTIRVNGQQMECETGTTLLQLLEQMALRPEAVVVERNRAIVKSGEYGATRLDQGDELELLHFVGGG
- a CDS encoding universal stress protein; translated protein: MKILVAVDSSQYSEKAVAKAVELAQKGGAELIALAVAEQPLDMGEIAVPVDLSVHYEAVAAKALEKAVDIAKSKGMALRSVLEGGSSPADNIIELAKKEGVDLIVTGSRGRTGLEKFLLGSVAAKVVSHAACSVLVVR
- a CDS encoding DMT family transporter, translated to MAEAAPLAVEFTSTGATPSATPPSAAPDAAAADTPGSLPQPTPSFPVLATSPRVTVRPPLPAAGAAHGSAWRAYLDLTAAMVIVGSSVAAARFVSLTLPPHLVQELRFLVAACIAVPLLYRREGGLPCLPLRDWGVLFLQAAAGSLLFNVLLLAGVARLDAAAAGVVTSTTPAVMALASLVLLRERPGARTLAGIACCVAGVLVLRLAPVPGAAGGDAAGLAVSGLAASGVDGIGLLLVLGAVCCETLFLLLGRTLRTPVSPLAASTACTLFGAVQFLPLALPQAHRVAELDITGWLLVGYYGAVITVAAYIFWFRGVARVNAGTAGAFTAVLPVSALGFSALLLGEPVGWAHLAGVACVLCGIWCVTRR
- a CDS encoding AraC family transcriptional regulator, whose protein sequence is MAASRLPGLDLLRARYTRQVFSRHFHEGYALGVIEGGALRFRYLGRDHVAARGAVNLVAPGETHDGRGAGDAGDAGWAYRMFYLDPDIVRMAGEEAGLPHGALPDFASGVLDDPELAAAIDALHRDMERAGPCMPTLAQEIRLSAVLARWITRHAAQRAPAARALRADGEPVAVRRARDYLDAHCADDVRLADLAGVACLSPFHLARAFAAAVGLPPHAYLVQARVRRARGLLAAGTTPAEAAAAAGFADQSHLTRAFRAQVGVTPARFRKMLQDARGTWAVAFVENRISTEDSHDHAHTAPDGCAGADACRPYRDGGDARDGGGSAPRR
- a CDS encoding bile acid:sodium symporter family protein, translating into MFAKYARRMAKDWFLAGMLGAVALATLLPDLGASGGTLHADMLGNAGIFLIFFFHGAGISPESMRHGMSRWKLHTMVQLTTFVVFPLLWFGFRFAFDDLVPADLMLGFLYLCALPSTISSSVAMTAIAHGNVPGAIFNATLSSLLGIFLTPVIIALAAGAQGGALSLTDAMINIAGLLFLPFVLGQLARPWLGSFIARHKKKVNTFDKVAILILVYNSFCDSVRGGLWRDHGMDLLALTIGGAALFLLVVLVLNTVVARALGFDKPDEIAAVFCGSKKTLASGVPMARLLFGAHPALGVIVLPIMFYHQLQLFVCSILAERYARGMQQHGQQLEREGRGDSAGQAEAATPASGAAMEAASRS
- a CDS encoding AraC family transcriptional regulator, which encodes MTIPRAIPDIAALPRPVFARAESLSAGSWTHPHSHDWVQFSYAVHGVLEIRTRHGSHMAPPQRAIWIPAGLPHEVMTSGPAEQRSMYIDPAALAPLWDAMPTRCRVVEVTPLARELVLAFTQLPRNYDEHGAHGRLVGVLLDELVALPEAGLSLPLPADARLAALCEAMLDAPGEDHSLPRLAARAGMSDRTLTRLFRAETGLSLREWRQRARMLAALPELERGRGVTAVALEMGYDSTSAFIAAFRQLMGRTPGEFFSHTARE
- the glpK gene encoding glycerol kinase GlpK; this translates as MTKYVLALDQGTTSSRAILFSREGDIIQISQKEFTQIYPQPGWVEHNANEIFDTESWVMRDCLKQAGIDASQVVAAGITNQRETTVVWDKASGAPVYNAIVWQDRRTAGFCDELKARDLADTFRQKTGLVLDAYFSGTKVRWILENVPGARAKAEKGELLFGTIDTWLIWNLTKGKVHATDESNASRTLMFNINTGQWDDELLGILGVPRSMLPTVTRSSEVVGDIHPEFLGKAIPIAGNAGDQQAATYGNACLKPGMAKNTYGTGCFMLMNTGKEVHASKNNLLTTMAWATPSGRYFALEGSVFIAGAVVQWLRDGLGIIKAAPEVEQLALSVPDNGGVYLVPAFAGLGAPHWDQYARGAMVGITRGATKAHIARAALESIALQTLDIMDCMQKDAGIKLAALRADGGATRNNLLMQFQADVLGVPVERPKVTETTALGAAYLAGLAVGFWKSEEEIEAMWQLDRRFEPNMSAETREKLVHDWQRAVERAKAWAQE